GCCGAGCAATTTCAATGGTTCAAGATAAGTAAGCCAATTGATCATGAATATGCGTTGACAATTTGACGTCGAGAACGTGAAAAGAAAACATGGCTGAAATGAATATTCCATTTTTTTGAGACATGAATGCTTGTATAAAGTTAGTAAAAGAGGCCCGCGCCCTCCACCAATTCCATGAAGGAATCAATTCCATCCCGCGGACAAAAATGGCTTCAATTAAACTTGAAAAATTCCAAGGAGGAAAGCCTTGATTTGATTTGGTGTGATCTGCTGGACAAGTCACTCCACCATGGTTCCTTTCCACATGCAATTGACGAGGCATGAATACGATGTGTATTTCTAAATGAACTAGAGATACGGTGAAAGAGACAGTGAAAGCGATCAAAGAAAACTACTCTTCAGATTTAATTGGCCGGCCAATCGATCGCTAAGTAAATACTTGATTACAAAGCATCATGCATCGACCAACAGGATTAATAAAACTGCAAGTGATCGTGGAGTATTATTGTTTGGGAAAAGCACGCTGCAACTAGGCATATGCGTCCATGCGTCTGGGAGAGTAATTAATTAACTAGAGATTAAGATAATGGGGAAATGGAGCATGCATCCAAGGGACCGTCCATGTTTAACTTGCCAGCTCAGCCAGACATTGatcttagggggggggggggggggttacaaaGAAAAAATAAAGCTATTTGGGATGGGTGTGTCTGCTGAGTTCTTTTTTATGTCTTGAATTGTGTTTCAATCAGGATGATAAATATATTCATCTGAAATTTAAGCATGAGTCACCTAGattatgtttaacttgtatttatgtataTGGTGATATTTATCGTAATGCAGACATAAGCTGCATACGATGTATATGTTGTGAATCACAATGATGTTTTGATAAATACTTCATTATTTGAAACTGATGTGCCAGCAACATGCATGATCATTCAATTTCCGAGTGTAAAAACAAGATTAGGGCCAATGATCAAATTCCTATGGAAGGAAATTAGTCATTGGGAAGTTCAAAGCCGGACTGTGGTGCGACTGTCTCTCATGGCATTAGCGTGGTTTTGAAGTGTCCCTCTTTCTAAGTGATTCAAAAAAAATGTTAGGAAAGCCATGTGATTTTTCATTCAATATCCATAACATAATTTGCTCAATTTTAAATAGGTATTTATATAGTTGCATGGACAATTTTGTTTGATTTTTTTGTTGAATACCTTGAAATACAAGTACAAGACGTAAgtgaaaacagaaaaaacaaaaccAAAGGAGCTCCCACTTTATAATTAGGTCCAGGAGCCACAAGCCATATTTAGCAAAGTTTGGATGTAAGTAGGCCCTGCTACCAATACGACCCAATGGACCCGTCTAAACTCTAAAGCAGAAACGAGTAGTCGGTACTCAGAATGTTATTTTTTCAAATGCCGTGCAGTCCTGTACTTAACAATTCAGGCGCATAGATTATATGGAGCGACCCGGCATTATTGTAAGTGAAAAAACTCCAAAACAATGTAACTATCTTCTGATGTTTATAAGTACACCATGATGGCTTTCTCTAAAAATACAAAATGTAAAAATTGCATATAAAATGAATAAGAAATTAGACATCACACACTTGATACATTCACTTAAACTTGGTGGCATCCATGCCATTTTCATTCCCCAACAAATTGATTTACATGTgaacaatcatcatcatcatcattaacatcacAGCCCTGTCATCAACATCATCTAATTCATCTTACTAAACCAAAAACCAGAACGAAGAACAAAAATGAAGTGATAGGCAGAGTCGCTTGTACTCCATCTCCAACTGTCCAAGAGAAAAGGAAGCCACCGACCGAGAACAACCGATCCATAACTTGTTGTAAGTGATCAGTCTAATCGACGACTACCAAGTCGCCGTCTGTGTATATATGGTTGTACGACGAGTCCATATCATGCACTACAAGCTTCTCGGCGGTGACGCTAGTGCCGGTGGCGTTGTTGAACATGTAGACCCCCGCTGCCGCGTAGATGGCCTCGGTAGGGTATGCCCTCGACGTTGCCGTTAACCTTCCGCCCATCGCGAAGCTCTGGACGATTGAGTGGTCCACGAGCACCCTGACGGAGAAATCCTCGCCGTCGAGCACTGGCACCGTGCTACCCACCACTCGCTTCACCACATCACTAGCGTGCGACGACCGCAACTCATCATGGCAGAAGTGAGTCCGAAGACCACCATCGAGGCCCTTGGACACATAGAAGTACACCCCCGTCTGTTCGGTCAGGGCGTGATTGGCAAGGACAAGGAGGCCGAAGGGGCCAAGCGCGCCGCGGGTGGCAGCGCCTCTGCTGGTGGTGCAGTTGTAGCTAACATCGGCCTCGTTGAGGGCCTCAATGGCGGAGGCATCGATGCGGAAGGTTGCCTCGATGTCGAGCTGAGCGGTCTGGTGGAGGGGGAGGAAGGCAACGGAGCCGGCGCCGACGGTGATGCCACTAAGATCGGTGGTGTTGATGCGGAGGGTATTGAGCTCCTCCACCGGCCATTGGATGAGGTTCGTCCGGGTCTTCTCGTCAAGCTCCACTGTCCTCGGAATCGACTGCACGCGCAATACACACCATTAAGTCAGTGGATCCAATAATTCAAAATAGTTAAGCCCATCGTTATGAGTGCACATTCACATCATGAGCTTGAAGAAAAAACATGTCCGAAAATAATTCTTGTTTAATTAATATAAAGGGTCCGACGCCCTCCACCGAATTCCATTAAAGAATCTACCGCATAAACAAAAAGGCTTCACATAAACAACATCAAAGATTTGAAGGAAGAAAGTCTTGATTTGATTTGGTGAGGTTTGTTAGCCGGGACCGAACAAATCGCTCCACGTGCGACTGACCAGGCATGCACATGATGTTTGTCTGTATATGGTTGTTGAGCTACCCTAGAGATGGTGAAATGGGCACTACATCGACAGTGTATTGGCTCTTGGAAGTTTCAACGATATGGTGAAAGTGACCAAAGAAAACTAGTCCTGAAATTCAGCCGCCCGGCCGGCCTATCGATCGATATAAGTAACtaataattaaccatcatgcaccTACCTTGAATCATAACTTAGTGAGCTTAATTTTATGACCATACATGAATCATAACCAGTTTTCTTAACGAGACCGATGAAGTACATTGAAATACAAATCTAGTGACGTTAATTTTATCAAGTGAGTAATCCTTGATAAAAAAAAGTTGCAATAATAAAGCAATATATAAATTGAAAGGCAGAGGCCAGTACTATGTGTTTGCCATTTGGTGATGCAAGTTGGCATATGCGTCCATGCTTCCGGGGTAGTAAATTAATTTAGTAATTAACTAGATACCAAATCGAGCGTGCAGCCAAGGACGGGGCCGACCATGTTCTCCGGATCTGAAGCTTTTGACAGCTCAGCTAGATAGCAACCCACAGCCTAGACTAGAGCCGTCCGTTATTAGTTTTTTTTTAGTATTACTACAAAAAAAAAGGACAAACGACACCATGACTGCGACGCCGCACAGCTAGCCATCCTAGTGCTCTATACGCACTGTTGTCACTGGCCCACGGATCCACCCCACCCAGCATTGCAAAACCAACGGTGGAGCTAACGATGACGATCAATGATGATAATCGTAATGTAAAATTAAGACAATCGTGTCAATGTGCTTTAGCGTGGGTGATGCTTTACCTGGAGGTTGGCCCACCCCTTGGTGATGTCGGCGCGCTCCGAGTCGGTCTCGCCGACGTACGCCCACACGACGCGCCGCTTCTTCACGGGGTCGTAGAAGGACTTGGACGCGTAGTACTTGCCCCAGTCGTACCGCAGCCCGACGCCGAGCTCGAGCTCCGTGTCGATCGGCGTCCACTTGTTGGCGGCGGCGTCGAACCGGCCCAGCGAGTACCAGTCGTGCCGGTCGTCGTCGCTGCTCTCCTTGAGCACGTAGAGCACGTCCTCGGCGGTCGAGTTGTACATGTCGCTGGCCTTGCGGCCCCCGCCGACGGCATAGAGGTCGATGCACTCGTACTCGCCGGTGCCCTTGGGGCCGCGGTACATGTACCCCGGCATGAGCTCGTAGCTGATGAAGTCCTTGGTCTTGTACGAGAAGACGATGCCGGAGTGGTCCGAGTCGTTCTTGGAGCCGATGATGGTGCGCCACGTGCCGTCGGACTCGTCGTACCACGCGGTGGTCGGGTCACGGAAGTCCTTCATGCCGATGCCGGGGGGCGGGAACACGACGGGGTTGGCGGGGTGCTTGACCCATTCCCTGAGAAGGGGGTCGCTCGGGTCGGCGGGCTCCGCGAGGCAGGTCACCTGCGCGAAGGTCTCGGTGTTGCCGGTGTAGAGGAGGATGACCTTGCCGTCGGGGAGCACGGTGATGGAGCCGGTGAGGACGCCCTTGATGTCGTACCACTGGTCGGGCACCAAGGCCGGCGGGAGGTGGCGCCAGTGGATGAGGTCCTTGGACACGGCGTGGCCCCACACGATTTGTGGTTCCCAGACGGAGCCCGACGGGTTGTATTGGTAGAAGAAGTGGTACCATCCGCCATAATATACCGGACCTGTCATGGATGCACACAATTTGTTCAGTTAATATATTCCATAGTTTTTTCTTAAAAAGAAGTCAATATACTAGTCCACAGACGATGAATCTATGAACAAGTAAGAATATTCGATCCATGGATTCGTTAGGTGGTGCGTGGCACTGACCGTTGGGATCTGCATGATGTCGCCGGAGAATGCCGCCGCCGGGGAGCAAACAAAACAGGAAGCAGAGGCAACGAGGTCAGTTTCTGGATCAAACCAAGCcggagaaaagaaaaagaaaaagaaatctgGATCTGAAGATTTAATGGAACGGAGAATGAACTGGGGCAGTATATACCGTTCTGGTAGTACTTGTCCGGCTGGAAATGGAAGCCGGTGCGCTGCCACTGCAGCATGGCGTTGCTCCACGGGAACGCGTTGGCGGAGTAGGCCCCCGACGTCTTCTCCGACACGCCGTGCTCCTTGCCCCTGCTCCTCGGGAACTCCGTCGCCGGGGTCGCCGGCACGGAGGAGGCCACAGattcccgccccgccccgccggcccCGAAGaccgcggcggcgacgacgagcgcCACCACGGCCGAGGCGGCCAGCACGGCGGCGCACGCGCGCCACCTCAGGCCGCCGCCGGCCGGCCGCTCCTCGATGCCCTTGGCGTcggcggaggaggacggcagctgCTCGTAGGCGTACGGCAGCGGCGGCGTGCCGGGGATGAGGATGACGCGAGACGAGTCCATGGCGCCGCCGCTGCTGGCCCGATGATCCCGAGGTAACTCGGTAGATTCTTTTCTGACCGATGGATGGGTGGTGGCTTCAGTGGGGGAGCGGGGGAGATTTATAGCTGGGGTTCGGGGGTAAAGATGGGATTTTTCTTGGGGTGGAACCAGCTGGGGTTTTGCGTAGGGTTTTGGCATCTACCGTCCGTTACAAAACAGAAACACCTCAcacttagtttttgtttttgcGATGACACCTCACACTTAGTTGCACATGCTCTTTGTTCTTGTGTTGATGGCAATGAGAAGGCATTGCTCTTGGGCTTCTGCTGGTTTCTTGGAAAAATATCTAGAAACAAGGTGGGCCGCCCCTAGTGGAGATTTCTCAATTGTTCAACGATCCAAAAACTTGATATGTGTAGGCAGTTGTCTCCAATTGCTTTTGGTGTGACCTTCGAACCTCTATCGTTTGATGGCGTGAATTACAAGAGATGGCGTGTGAGGGTAGTTCTTTCACTACTAGGGATAACCTTGTACACAACAGCTTACCATTAGCGCTTTTTAAAAggaagcgctgctgctaattagcagtagcgcttgagcagagagagcgctactactatgcacATAGCAGGAGCGCGGTAGTtaaaaaacacgctactactataattAACAGACTGTTGCCGATAGACTAGGTATACTAGTAGCGCTCGTAAACATCGCTACTGCTATTGTACCTAGCAATAGCGTAATCATCATGactgtcatcatgccgtcgtgctgacgaagctctccctcaatactctgctggatcgtgagttcgtgggacgtcaccgagctgaacgtgtgcagatcgcggaggtgtcgtactttcggtactaggatcggtcgatcatgaagacgtacgactacatcaaccgcgttgtcataatgcttccgcttatggtctacgaggatacgtggacaacactcttcccctctcattgctatgcatcaccatgatagatcttgcgtgtgcgtaggatttttttttttgaaattaccgcattccccaacaaGACCAGCCAAATCCCCATGTCAATGATGATGTAGATGTTATGATAGTTGTAGTAGAGTAGTAGCTACATGAGTGGCCTttgtttgcagggaacacctcaCAATGACCTATGTTtttccggagtgttgattaatttccattccagcaaatttcaggcgctcgatatatgtCCTTATTAGAAAAAGTCATGCCAGATTTTTTCGTAAATTTTGgaatgacttgtgctagaatatgtagaaaATATCGAGTGGCCCGGATTttgtagaaagataattaaacaacatttcaggttgactttaagtctgtcggggctCCATAATGACACTCaacaaatgagtgagggagaaagtctgcaccatatatgagagaagaagaatcccgGCTATTGTCGtggggggtcgtttctccttcttccccttgtgctagacctttgttgtGCACTAGGgtaaggaggagtaacgaccatcatcgacggtcgaaaaatcagtgagggagtgcccaccatatatatatgagagaggaggaagaatcccaactattgtcgtgggggtcgtttctccttctttctGCTAATCAAGACGATGGCATTtgagtccttgttgatacgcttc
The sequence above is drawn from the Triticum aestivum cultivar Chinese Spring chromosome 7A, IWGSC CS RefSeq v2.1, whole genome shotgun sequence genome and encodes:
- the LOC123150152 gene encoding sucrose:sucrose 1-fructosyltransferase, whose product is MDSSRVILIPGTPPLPYAYEQLPSSSADAKGIEERPAGGGLRWRACAAVLAASAVVALVVAAAVFGAGGAGRESVASSVPATPATEFPRSRGKEHGVSEKTSGAYSANAFPWSNAMLQWQRTGFHFQPDKYYQNDPNGPVYYGGWYHFFYQYNPSGSVWEPQIVWGHAVSKDLIHWRHLPPALVPDQWYDIKGVLTGSITVLPDGKVILLYTGNTETFAQVTCLAEPADPSDPLLREWVKHPANPVVFPPPGIGMKDFRDPTTAWYDESDGTWRTIIGSKNDSDHSGIVFSYKTKDFISYELMPGYMYRGPKGTGEYECIDLYAVGGGRKASDMYNSTAEDVLYVLKESSDDDRHDWYSLGRFDAAANKWTPIDTELELGVGLRYDWGKYYASKSFYDPVKKRRVVWAYVGETDSERADITKGWANLQSIPRTVELDEKTRTNLIQWPVEELNTLRINTTDLSGITVGAGSVAFLPLHQTAQLDIEATFRIDASAIEALNEADVSYNCTTSRGAATRGALGPFGLLVLANHALTEQTGVYFYVSKGLDGGLRTHFCHDELRSSHASDVVKRVVGSTVPVLDGEDFSVRVLVDHSIVQSFAMGGRLTATSRAYPTEAIYAAAGVYMFNNATGTSVTAEKLVVHDMDSSYNHIYTDGDLVVVD